A region of Solanum dulcamara chromosome 7, daSolDulc1.2, whole genome shotgun sequence DNA encodes the following proteins:
- the LOC129894340 gene encoding ycf20-like protein, giving the protein MNAIMLQSLPAAENESFGLLFVFSKSSPILDFSNRLEVTEQISKFGVKCMPSPYIRSWTRRRRSRIAFALDTGRIPSNDDQDGLNGDGRDLGGTRLGRIVGAGGRQFLEKLNSARKNFPMKVFLLLLGFYTANALATILGQTGDWDVLVAGVVVATIEGIGMLMYKKPPSLPSRRLQSLVSMVNYWKAGVILGLFVDAFKLGS; this is encoded by the exons ATGAATGCAATCATGTTGCAGTCTTTGCCAGCAGCCGAGAATGAAAGCTTTGGACTATTGTTTGTATTTTCAAAAAGTTCACCTATCCTGGATTTCTCCAACAGACTAGAAGTAACTGAACAAATTTCAAAGTTTGGTGTAAAATGTATGCCATCTCCTTATATTAG GTCCTGGACAAGAAGACGTCGTTCAAGAATAGCATTTGCTCTGGATACAGGAAGAATTCCCAGTAATGACGATCAAGATGGCCTCAATGGTGATGGCCGTGATCTAGGTGGAACTCGTTTGGGGAGGATAGTAGGTGCTGGAGGCAGGCAGTTCCTGGAGAAGCTTAATTCAGCTCGAAAAAATTTTCCTATGAAAGTATTTCTGCTTCTCTTAGGTTTTTATACGGCAAATGCCTTGGCTACGATCCTAGGACAGACTGGTGATTGGGATGTATTAGTAGCAGGAGTTGTCGTAGCTACAATTGAGGGAATTGGAATGCTGATGTATAAAAAACCTccttctctaccatccaggagGTTGCAGTCTCTGGTTTCAATGGTGAACTACTGGAAAGCAGGTGTTATTCTAGGTCTCTTTGTTGATGCTTTCAAACTAGGcagttga